The DNA window TTCACTCAAAATTGAATCAATTTTCGATGCGCGATCTTGGTGTAATGCGCACACGCAAAGAACAAGCTCAAGTCATGGCTAGATTTGCAGACATAGAAAGCGCTAAATCAGCATTTTCTCTGCACTCTCTGCTCAATGAAATACGCATTCAACTTCCTTTGTTAAGCAGCGCTGCAAATGTAGTGGAAGAGCCAACGCCTGTGGTCGTTGAAGAGCAAATAATACAGGCATATTCCTCTTCAGGCACTGCACTCAATCCTGACAATGGACAATCCGAAAAACACGTTTTCATATTGTCCCACATAAGCAATCTGCCTGAGGCAATTGGAGCCAAAGCGCTTGATTTAGACGCAAAACTACAGTTTTTATTAGCAAGTGAACTGCTGAGCCTCGACGCAGCCTATGCTGTTCAACTTTTAAAATCCATAAACACTGACGCCGCACAAGAAAAATGGGTACGAGAAGCCTACAAACTTGGCTTAACAGAACAGGTAGAGACTGAACTAGAGCGCATTATACAGTCCCCTCTATCAGAAGATTTATTGGCTTTCGCTGAAGACTTTTTAGCACGTAAATATCACAAAAAACGCACGAGTGTGTTAACCGATATGCTGCGTGAAAACAGCCAAACTATCCAAATCGATGAAATGCACAAGGGCGCTGTCGAACGCGGTGTAGTAGCTTATTATGAGCAGCGAGAATGCCGTGCATTTCGAACCGAAAACGAAATTTGGCGAGCACTTTTCGGACTGTACTTTTGGCGTGAAATCTATGAGCTAGATGGCCTAGGACTCAGCAACGAGTTTGAGCATGTTCCAACATCTCTAAAAACCAACCAGTTCTATGAGTTCGCTTCAGAGCAAATTGAAGCTCGCTTAAGCACTACGGATACAAAGGCGACTCTAATTCAGCAGCTATCTATGTCCGCAGCCAAGTACTACGGCCAAGGCAATATTGTTTTTAGATGGCGAAAGAACATATTAGAACGCCTTATACTCTTGATTAATCATAGTAAGCTCGATGCCATGTTGGCTTTATTGAAAGCGATGACACAAGACTGGAAAAATTTAAGCGACGGATTTCCAGACCTAATGCTGATTGAAAACGATAAACTGCGTTTTGAAGAGGTGAAATCTGAAGGTGATCAACTTCGACGCAATCAGTTGCTCAGCATTCAAAAGCTGCAAAGCTTGGGTTTTGATGTGCGAATTACCAATGTAACTTGGACTATCGACCCTCTTCAGCCATACGCTGTGATTGATATTGAAACCACCGGCGGGCGAGCACAACATCATCGTATTACAGAAGTAGGAATAGTTAAAATGATCGGCGGCGAAGTTGTTGCCGAATGGCAATCGCTAATTAATCCTGAGCGACGCATTCCGCATAATATTACCTCATTAACGGGTATCGACAACGACATGGTTGCCGATGCGCCACTGTTTGCGGAAGTGGCCGATGATATCGATGAATTCACCGATGGCTGTGTATTCGTGGCACACAACGTTAATTTCGATTACGGCTTTATCAAAGAGGAATTTAACCGACTAGAGCGACACTATCGCCGACCAAAGCTGTGTACGGTAAGAGAAATGCGCAAGCACTACAAAGGCTTATCTTCGTATTCGTTGGCCAACCTTACCAAGCATTTTGGCATTGATATGCAGCGCCATCACAGAGCAATGTCGGATGCCGTGGCCGCTGGTGAGCTGCTAAATATGGTAAATGAAAAACGATTAGCAAAAGACAATGAACGCTGACAACGGCTTAGACTAAACAAAATCGGTCTAATTTACATAAGCGATAAGCCTGCTATTAATTTGCTAGAACATTCATTTAATGCGTGCTTTACTAGCAAACCAAAGGATTAAGGGAATTCCTATGCAGCAAAGAAATAAGCTAAAAGAACTCAGCATCAGCATGCTAATTGGCCTATTGTGTTTGCTAGTATTCGCCGCGCTCAGTTACAACGCAATATCAGCGTATTTATTCGGACAAAGCACTTATGGTGAAATTGTTGAGTATACCGTAGCACGTGATAGACCGAGTTATTACACGGCTTCAGATAGAACGCCAGAGCGTCACGAGATACTAGTTGAGTACGCGGTAAATGACCAACCCTACTGGATTTTAGTAAATTCACACGCTTATTCTGCTATGGGAATGCTTAACACAGGCGAAAAAATGCTGGTTTCTTACGCCAAAGAATATCCGGAGCATGGATACGTTATGAGTTACATGTTATTCAGCGTTTCTGCATCAATATTAGCGCCTTTCATCTTACTTATTTTCTTAGTGGTAACACCTCAGTGGCTTTATCACCTCCGTAAATCCGCTAGGTAAACTGCATCAAGCGGGTATTCAATGAATCCAAACCATCACAAACACAGTAATAAACACCATGAAAACAAACTTTAAGCAAAAAATGAATCAGTTCACCGAAGAGGAAACCTCACGCATTATTGAGATGGCCTGGGAAGACCGTACTCCTTTTGAAGCGATAGAGAGACTATTCGGAGTAGGTGAGCCAGAAGTCATCGAAATTATGCGCCGCAATATTAAGCGTAAAACGTTCAACAATTGGCGTGCGAGGGTGAGCGGGCGCAAAACAAAGCATCTAAAACTCCGAAGCCCCGACGTCAGCCGTGGTTACTGTTCAACCCAGTACAAACCCGTGCGCAAACGCTAAATACCTAAGGTCATTGACACATCGTCCGTCATCCTTGCGGAGGCAAGGACCTCCCAACTATATCTTCCTTCATCCTTGCGAAGAGTAACTGGACAAACTGCTATTGACGGCTTTCGATGTCGTCAAAAATACCGCGGCGAAATTGAGCGGTAACGTCAAAGTACCACGTGCTTTCTTGCATAGTTTGAGGATCTTCAACTTGAATCGCGTCAATCGGCCTTTGCTCGTAATAAACTAGCGACTGGCTTGTGGTCATTAAGCCGTTCAGTTGCACAAACGCATACAGATCGTTGCTGCTAGTAATATAAAATGCTGTCGCAGGTGTTTTGCCATCGCCAGAGCGCCATATAGCGTCCATGAAGCCATCCAACATAACATTATGATACTGACTCAGGTCACTTTGGCCTAGCTCGCTGTGACAGACCATAGCCCCATAGTGCCCAGTTAGGCTTGTGTAGTTCTCTTCCAATATTAACGAGGTTGCTGTTAAGCAAGCTTCCCAATTTTGTTGTTCCATACTTTCAAATGCGAGCAGCTTTTGTGCTTGTTCCACGTTCGCATAGGGACTGTAATTCGAAGTGAGTGGATAAATTCGAACAATCGCATCGAAGTCGAGGTTCGAGCCTTCTTCGCGTTTGAATTTAGCCACAAGCGCGATGTAATCATTGTCTGCTTTATCGTAGTTAAGAATTTGCTGTTTATCGTCACGCTTGCCGTCATTTTTTTCGGTCTTTGAGGCAGTTAGCGCTTTATTTGCACCAACAGACTCAGTTGCTTGATTACCGGTTGAGCCGCAAGCAGCAATAATGAAAATAGCAAAGAGTGTAATAGCCATCTTAAAGAGCAAACAGGGTGCCTTCATGCTTAATATGACTCCGGGCGATACTTCTTGTGAAATGTTTTTAAATAAAGCCGCTCTACTTTTTCACGAGCCCAAGGAGTTCTGCGTAAAAATTTTAGGCTACTCTTCACAGAAGCATCAGATTTAAAGCAATTAATGTTGATACGATAGGCTAAACCATCCCAACTATATTCAGCCTCTAACTCCTCAACAATAGTCTGCAGCTTAACGCCGTGTAGTGGGTTATTTGCTTGAGTCGGTTTAGTTTCAGGGGCAATGTTGGTCATACTGCTACTCGGCGAGTTCGCTGCTTGAGATGCATCGTTATCGACAGGTGCAGCTTCTTCTATGTTTTTGCCCACTAGGCCCTCAGCTTCGGCATCAACTGCATTATCACGGGGTTTAGTTGAGGCAGAAAAGGTTGAAGCGTCATCCGCCTCAACCTTTGGTGTTTTATCGCATTTTATGTCGCGCTGCTTATCGCTTTCTTTGTCACTCATATCGGCACACAACCTAGCGTTAATTAAAAAGGTAAGAAATTAAACGCGTATTCTAACTCAGTTGTGGTGACATTTTGAGCCCCAAAGTTAATTAATCCTATTCTGCCTATCAATTTCTCGACTAAGTCGGGGGCTTCTAATTCGCTGTTAATCAATTTCACTGATGATAATGTCCCGTCAGGCTCAATGGTTAGGCGCACTGTTAGCTTGCCTTCGATAGACGGATCTTGACGCAACGCACGACGATATAAAGAATACACAGCGCCTTTGTTGGCATCTAAGGTTTGCCTAATACTATCCAAGTCGCGGCTACCAATCACTTCTTGTGTTTCTTCAATGCGTTGCTGAGTAGCCAATGACGCTTCACCCATTTCAGCGGCAACAAATTCCGTATTCCGACGCCCTTCAAGCTCACCAGCAGCACCAACGTCTGAACTTAAACTTCCCAGCTTAATACCACCACTGGTTTTATTCGTTTCTCTGCCCAAAATTTTGCGCTGAGATGTGTCGGTTTGTCCACCACCTTGAGTTTGCTCAGTATTGGCTAAATTATTCAAATTAGCGGCCTCTCGCATACTCGCAAGCTGGTCTTGTAATGCCAATACGCCTTTACTTTTAGCTGATTCACGCGCCTGCTTGGTCTTTTCTTCCAGCGTTGGTTCTTTCGGCTTGGGTTTGGGCTTCGGTTTAGGCTCGGGTTTAGGCTCGGGCTTAGGCTCAGGTTTTGGTTCTGGCTTCGGCTCAGGCTTAGGCTCCTCCTTTGGCTTTTCAGGTTCAAGCACGGGCTCTGGTTTAGGTTCTGGCTCAATCACTTTTGGTGGTGGAGGAGGCTCTTTCGCCTTGATGACCTTTGCCAACTGGGGCGGCAACTGCTCACGTTCAGCTCTCGGCACCTCTGGTAATTCAGTTATTTTCACAAAAATCGCAATAGCCAAAGTACAGAGCAATACAAAAATAGTAATGCCCGTAAATATCGTATTTTCTTTGCTACTGCTTTCCCAAGGAAGCTGAGAATGAAAATACGTTGATGACAAGTTAGAGGTACTCATGAGCCATCACCATCGACGTTAACGTCAGCCTCTGCATCAGCAGGCGCAATATCGCTATTCGCTTCCAGTTGGTTCTCTACTGCAAGTGCAATATTGGTGTACCCAGCTTCAGCACTGGTTTGCATGATTTTTTTAAGAATTTCATACGGCACCGACTTATCACCCATTATGGTGATCGATAAACCAGGATCGTCGTCGCCAAGGTCTTCAGTATTGTCATCTGTTGATTTTACTGGCGTTCTCACGGTGCGAGACGCTTGGTAAAGCAGCTCTTCTTTTAATGCTTGAATTGTATAATCTTGTTGCGCATACAAATCCGCTGTTTTGGCAACGGGTTTACCTTGCAGTAAAATATTGTTGGCGTTGATCATCAATAACAAGGTTTCTTTGGCCGGTGTTTTTACGGTCGACTTGGGTAATTCTACCGAGTCGTCACGCTGCAATACCTGCACATCTGAAGCGTTAAGCATCAGGAAGAAAACCAAGATAGTAAAAATATCCATCAGCGACACTAGACTAAGCTTAGTGGTGCCGCGTTTGTGGTTGCGATCCATTCGTTTAGCTCGGGCTGACTTCTTCATTCAGCACCCCCCGCATTTTTCAGTTCGTATCGCGCTGGCGCTTCTGCTAGCGACACTTCCGGAAAAAGTTCAGCATCAACAACCGATGCTGCGACCACGTCTTTATAAGAGCGCGTTGCATCAATCAAGCTAATAATGGTTTGATAGTCGGTACTATCGGGCAGCATTAAGATAATGTCTTTTTTATCTACTGCCTTGGCTAAAAGTGTTTGCTTCACTAACTTCAAGGTATTCTGCAAGCCTGTAAAGTCGTGCTGCAAAGCAGGTTCTGCGCCAGTGGAAACAAGAGGCTCGCCGTCGTCATCCACAGCAGGTATTTTGGTAATTGTTTTTACCAAATAACCCTGTGGAAAAAAGATGTTTAATGACTCATCAGAAACCAAAATCTCCAAGCGTTGATCTTCAACAGATTCATCAGCCCCAAGTGCCTCAATGCCGGGGAGCCTTAGCTCCACAACTGTAATTCTTGAGAACACCATCATCATTAACAAAACAGGCACCAGTACAATCATCAAGTTCATGAAAGAGGTGATGTCTAATTCAGCGTCTTCTTTCTTGGCGTTACGCCCGTGGCGTCGTCCAATCATGGGAAGTCTTCCTACTCGTCTGAATGGCGCGTTTTAGGGCCTAAATTCTCTTTAGCAATCAGCGTGTTTAAACATTTCACGCCTGCCATTTCCATGCTGTCCACAATTTCAGCCGTTTTTGTATTCAACAGAGAATGTAGTAACAGTAATGGAATTGCAGCTATTAGACCGAATGCAGTCGTGTTCATCGCCACGGAGATACTTTGTGACAGCAAGCTCGCTTTCTCTGATGGATCTGCGTTTGCAACCGCGGAGAATGCGGCGATCAAACCGATAATCGTACCGAGTAGACCAAGCAGCGTAGAAATATTTGCTAGCATACCCAAATACTGTGTGCGTTTTTCGAGACGAGGAATGGTTTCCATCAATCCTTCTTCCATTGCATATTCAATATCTTCACGCCGCGGACTAACGCCTAAGCGTGTAATACCGGCACCAATAACACGTGCAATCGGCGCTGTGCTGTTCTGCGTTACTTGAATAATTCTGTCGAAGTTTGAGCTCGCTAACAAAGGCTCGATTTCACGGAATGCCTTCTTATTGGTGCGTTTTGCCGCACCCAAAAACCAATACCGTTCCAGCGCAATAGCCAGTCCTATAGCTAATACAATTGAGATAGGGAACATAAACGAGCCCCCTTCTTGGAAAAAGCGAACGATAGTATCCATGATATCCTCTTTAAAATAGTAATTATTTAGTAATCTAGTCTCAATAGTTCAGGATGAACACAGCAGTTGAGCGCTAAAAAATAGGTTGTTAGTAGTCTATTCGAATACGTTTTAATATTATGTATTGTGAAACATCTACCTGTTGTTGAATTTATACCCAATCAATTAATTGATGTTTCGGCCTTCATACTAGCCTGGTTATTTTGAATCCCTTTAAGAAGTTTTATTTCCTTTAAAAAACTGTTTCTTTCCATAGGTTTAAGCTTAGTTTTAACGGGCGCCCATCGTTGTTCATTTCGATCGATACGCTGATACAAAGGTAATTGCCAAGGTACAATTGACAATACCTTTGGCTGCTCTTTATTTCCACGGATGGTTTCTTCTAAGCGCAAAATATCGTCTGTAGCGGAAGCATTTCCGTCAGATGCGACGGTTATGTCTAATGGGGTTTGTTCTTGCACTGTTTCTTGTACTGGCTTTTGTGTTAACTCTTGAGCTTGCGCTGCAGGAACTTGAGCATATAACTGAGTGTGTGCGCAAAATAAAAGCACGCTAAGCGCGGCAAAACGCTTCACTATTGGTTTTCTTTGTATGATGAGTGTTTGAAACGTCAATTTCTGACAAGTAGCTTTTAGTAATAGAGAATTATCCATTCGCTTGCTCCCGCTCGAGGGTTTTTATTTGGCGCTCGATATCTAGTATCCACTGACTAGTCAGCTTTTGCTCCTTCACCAACGATTTTGGCGCGGCTTCAACACTTTGAATTTGGAAATCAAGCAAAGCTTTATATATCTTGTAATCGTCTAGTGCTGCAGCTTTATCGCCGACATATAGGTCGTATAAAATACCTCGATTTCGATAACTATCCGCGTTTCCAGGCCATGCATCTATTGCCTGTGTGTAGTGAGCTTTGGCTAAGTTAAATTTACCGGCATTGCGATATATCAGCCCAAGTCGATTGTGCGCGTGGTAATTACTGCCCACTAGCTTGAGGGCCGTTTCATAGTCAACTATCGCTTTTTCGTTTTGCTCCTTCCCACGATAAACATCACCGCGCAAAACCCACACTGCGGTGTTCGGTGATGCAATAAAATCAGGGTCGTCAAGAACCCGCTGCACAGCAACTAGCGCTAGATCTGGTTCTCCATTAGCGAGTTGAGTAATCGCACTTTGCACATCGCGTAACTGACCTGAATTGAGTTTCGCTTGTTTTTCTTTGTCCAATTTAAAAGCATTCATGGTGCCCATTAAGGCCCGCGCCTTAGCTGCAAGCGCTTGTTCTTCTAGCTCCTCGGCTGTAAGTGGAACGGGCGGCGTTGCCCCTTTAAGACCTTCAGTCTCAACGCCACTTTCTTCTGATTGCGCTGTCACACTAGGTGACGTTTCATTCGTTTGTGTTTTCTCATCTTCCCCGCTCGAAAAGACGGGGAAGGTAGGCATACTCGAACAACCCGACAAGCTAGCAGAAAGAACAACCATAACAGCCAAAAGCCGTAATTTGGTATTATTCAAAATCATTAGCGCTCAACTCCTGAATTTGTTCCGGTTTGCGGTAACGCACGGGCAATAAGTTTTCGAGTTTCTTCAAGCTCTCTTTTACCCAGTCGTCGTATAAACCACCGTGGGCGCGTTTAGCATTGTTTTCATGCAAGGTAATTGAGGTTTCCTCAAACGGAAAGGCTTGTTCTTCTAATAACAACTCATACTGGTCTAACTCTAGTGCAGAAAGCCCATTTGGACGGCTCGATTCCATCAAGTCTTTTGCCAATACCGAGTACAAATTAGCCAATGAATAATTTGCTTGTGTCGTGTATTCAGCGATGCCATATGCCATAACGCCATCATATCGAGAAATGGCATTTTTAAGGGCATTTTGCTTACGCTGCAGACTCTTGTTCAATGGTAAGGTGAGTTTAATTTTCTGATATGCAGTATCGGCGTCGGTGGCAAATACCATTGATGCCATTGCGGCTAAATAACGAGAGCGAGCTGAGCGTTCACTGCCTGCTTTTTGATCTGCTTCAATCAGCTTGTTAAGCCAGAAACGACGCTTCGTTGCATCCCCTCTTTCACTGTAAAATTCGGTCAGTTTAAAGTGCGCTTCATTTGCATCGGCTAGCGGTCTCGGATAGCGATGAGCGTAGCTTCTGTAGGTGTTTAACGATGTTTCTTTGTCGCCTGCTTTTAAGTAATAATCCGCCGCCACATAAAGAGACTCTCTACCTAATTCAGTATCAGGTTGAGCCTGATGCTGAGCCATTAATAATGCTGCGGCTGGCTGCCATTGTTCCGACTTTTCATAAGCTAGCAACAGCTTTCCAGGGATAGTCTTCGTTAATGGGTTGTTTGCGAAACGAGTTTGAAAATCAAGCAGCAGGGGCAGTGCTTGGCTAAAATCTTCAAGCGCTAGTAGGTACGTAGCTGCATCATATTGTGCAGCTGCTCTGAAGGTTGAAGATGGCGTCTCCTGAAGAATGCGTCGCAGTAGGGCCACACTTTCCAGCATAGCCAAGCGCTGGGTTTCACTTAGCTGCGCAAAGTCTCTACCTTCAGGTAGGGGCGCATCTAAGGTTTGCTTTACTTTTGCTCTGGCTAACAACTGTTCTGACTGTTGGAAAAAGGTGGCGGCTAAGCGATTCGTCAACTCTTGAACACGCTCATCGTCTGCTGGAAGGATGTTTAACAATGTTTCATAACCAGCTTGTGCAACTTGATAATTTTCCAACGCGAAATTACCGTGCGCGAAAACTAATCTGGCTGAAATTAAAGCCTCGGCGCTGACATCGTGCACCGCAATGTGCTTATCAACTAAGCTTGCTTGGGGCAGATTTGCTTCAGCGTAGGCCAAGCCCTTGAGTTTATCGCTGGACAGCAGCCAGTCACTCCACTCCATGGCATCTCGATATTGTTGCTGTTCAAACAAACGTTGCATGAGTGACTGCGCCACATTTACGGTACGCGAGTCGGCAGCAAATGTATTAACAAACAAGCGTTGGCTGAACATCTTTCTGGTTTCTAACTTTTGCTTAAAGTCAGCATCGCGGTTAAGCGCATTTTCGCTTAACTTTTCAAACAACAATAACGCTGCATACGCTGCCTCGCTGGCTAATGGGTTAGGAATATCTTGATACGCATAAATTTCAAAGCTTTCAATAGCTAGGTTGAATTTATTCGCAGAACTTAAAGCTTCAGCGAGATAAAAGCGCATTTGTGGCACTTCGTCATCTGGTGAAAAAGTACGAATAAACTGGTCGTAATAGCCTGCAGCATTTTCAAAAGCGGTTTGTTTAATATTATTTAAGTCACTGACTGACGCCGTGCTCCAAGAAGCACTCTGAGCATCAGATATCGACGATCCTACAAAAGCCCCTTCCGCCGTCTCGCCATCAAGCAATTCAGCATTCGATGCGAGCATATTCTCAACAGTTTGGGCAATGCTATGTTCGTTTTGTGCCAGTTCTTTTAGATACTGTCTTAAGTACGAAGCTGTTTGTAAGCCAATCAAGCTTTGAAGTCCCGAATAATGAGGCCCATCAACGCCATAAGCTTCGACAAAACTCTGCTTACCTTCTAATACCAATGGCGGGAAGTTTCCTAGGATGTAAGCGTCAATGTGCTTTACATAGAACTCGACCGCACGCTCATGCTGAGGATAGGTATTCGCAAAAACGAGCAGAGTATCAGCGCTATCTTTATACCGACCATCGTTCAAATGCTGCTGCGCGAGCTCTTCGTAAATAAGATTTTCGTAAGCTCGCTGACCGTTGACGATAAAAAAGTCTTTAATTGCTTCGCCGTTGCCTTGGTAAGAGAACAGCAGCGCCATTATACGAAGCGTATCCTGCACTAGTTTTTGCTGACCTAAAGGCAGTGTGCTTATTTTAATGTGTGATTGTGTGTAGCTATTTTGATCTAAGGTTTCATCTAGCATTTTAGAAAATGACACCAACGCACTGCCATGTTCTTCTTGCTTAAAGTAGCTCCAACCCTGCATGTACGCGGAAATTCCATAAAAGTTATTCGACGCTATGTTGGCTGTTTGTTCCGACAATGCGAGCACTTGGCCATAGTTAACTACGGCCTTATCGTATTTTTGTCGATTAAAATAGTATTCACCAATACGAAAATACAGTTCAATATGATAGTTTGTTACGGCGTTA is part of the Glaciecola nitratireducens FR1064 genome and encodes:
- a CDS encoding tetratricopeptide repeat protein, whose product is MILNNTKLRLLAVMVVLSASLSGCSSMPTFPVFSSGEDEKTQTNETSPSVTAQSEESGVETEGLKGATPPVPLTAEELEEQALAAKARALMGTMNAFKLDKEKQAKLNSGQLRDVQSAITQLANGEPDLALVAVQRVLDDPDFIASPNTAVWVLRGDVYRGKEQNEKAIVDYETALKLVGSNYHAHNRLGLIYRNAGKFNLAKAHYTQAIDAWPGNADSYRNRGILYDLYVGDKAAALDDYKIYKALLDFQIQSVEAAPKSLVKEQKLTSQWILDIERQIKTLEREQANG
- a CDS encoding ExbD/TolR family protein, with protein sequence MIGRRHGRNAKKEDAELDITSFMNLMIVLVPVLLMMMVFSRITVVELRLPGIEALGADESVEDQRLEILVSDESLNIFFPQGYLVKTITKIPAVDDDGEPLVSTGAEPALQHDFTGLQNTLKLVKQTLLAKAVDKKDIILMLPDSTDYQTIISLIDATRSYKDVVAASVVDAELFPEVSLAEAPARYELKNAGGAE
- a CDS encoding VF530 family DNA-binding protein, translating into MSDKESDKQRDIKCDKTPKVEADDASTFSASTKPRDNAVDAEAEGLVGKNIEEAAPVDNDASQAANSPSSSMTNIAPETKPTQANNPLHGVKLQTIVEELEAEYSWDGLAYRININCFKSDASVKSSLKFLRRTPWAREKVERLYLKTFHKKYRPESY
- a CDS encoding tetratricopeptide repeat protein, with product MKKILILSLSIVLTSCSMFSAEEETSIINEGISNRPTLAELDLQPLKVEPSIAPRLSLKETRDEYAALLPFLKDEKQRQQVSFRLADIEMQLAEKAQEEGIPLEALQASKPNNNSVVGSTVSSTAAGIGQLQPASYFNQAISRYREVLAQQAQLVAQADLLSDDPAIVADAKRTETKYMDAMYQLSRALDLDGKPDESVEIAQRFLATFPTDTNAVTNYHIELYFRIGEYYFNRQKYDKAVVNYGQVLALSEQTANIASNNFYGISAYMQGWSYFKQEEHGSALVSFSKMLDETLDQNSYTQSHIKISTLPLGQQKLVQDTLRIMALLFSYQGNGEAIKDFFIVNGQRAYENLIYEELAQQHLNDGRYKDSADTLLVFANTYPQHERAVEFYVKHIDAYILGNFPPLVLEGKQSFVEAYGVDGPHYSGLQSLIGLQTASYLRQYLKELAQNEHSIAQTVENMLASNAELLDGETAEGAFVGSSISDAQSASWSTASVSDLNNIKQTAFENAAGYYDQFIRTFSPDDEVPQMRFYLAEALSSANKFNLAIESFEIYAYQDIPNPLASEAAYAALLLFEKLSENALNRDADFKQKLETRKMFSQRLFVNTFAADSRTVNVAQSLMQRLFEQQQYRDAMEWSDWLLSSDKLKGLAYAEANLPQASLVDKHIAVHDVSAEALISARLVFAHGNFALENYQVAQAGYETLLNILPADDERVQELTNRLAATFFQQSEQLLARAKVKQTLDAPLPEGRDFAQLSETQRLAMLESVALLRRILQETPSSTFRAAAQYDAATYLLALEDFSQALPLLLDFQTRFANNPLTKTIPGKLLLAYEKSEQWQPAAALLMAQHQAQPDTELGRESLYVAADYYLKAGDKETSLNTYRSYAHRYPRPLADANEAHFKLTEFYSERGDATKRRFWLNKLIEADQKAGSERSARSRYLAAMASMVFATDADTAYQKIKLTLPLNKSLQRKQNALKNAISRYDGVMAYGIAEYTTQANYSLANLYSVLAKDLMESSRPNGLSALELDQYELLLEEQAFPFEETSITLHENNAKRAHGGLYDDWVKESLKKLENLLPVRYRKPEQIQELSANDFE
- a CDS encoding ExbD/TolR family protein, yielding MKKSARAKRMDRNHKRGTTKLSLVSLMDIFTILVFFLMLNASDVQVLQRDDSVELPKSTVKTPAKETLLLMINANNILLQGKPVAKTADLYAQQDYTIQALKEELLYQASRTVRTPVKSTDDNTEDLGDDDPGLSITIMGDKSVPYEILKKIMQTSAEAGYTNIALAVENQLEANSDIAPADAEADVNVDGDGS
- a CDS encoding AgmX/PglI C-terminal domain-containing protein — its product is MSTSNLSSTYFHSQLPWESSSKENTIFTGITIFVLLCTLAIAIFVKITELPEVPRAEREQLPPQLAKVIKAKEPPPPPKVIEPEPKPEPVLEPEKPKEEPKPEPKPEPKPEPKPEPKPEPKPKPKPKPKEPTLEEKTKQARESAKSKGVLALQDQLASMREAANLNNLANTEQTQGGGQTDTSQRKILGRETNKTSGGIKLGSLSSDVGAAGELEGRRNTEFVAAEMGEASLATQQRIEETQEVIGSRDLDSIRQTLDANKGAVYSLYRRALRQDPSIEGKLTVRLTIEPDGTLSSVKLINSELEAPDLVEKLIGRIGLINFGAQNVTTTELEYAFNFLPF
- a CDS encoding DUF4919 domain-containing protein; this encodes MLFKMAITLFAIFIIAACGSTGNQATESVGANKALTASKTEKNDGKRDDKQQILNYDKADNDYIALVAKFKREEGSNLDFDAIVRIYPLTSNYSPYANVEQAQKLLAFESMEQQNWEACLTATSLILEENYTSLTGHYGAMVCHSELGQSDLSQYHNVMLDGFMDAIWRSGDGKTPATAFYITSSNDLYAFVQLNGLMTTSQSLVYYEQRPIDAIQVEDPQTMQESTWYFDVTAQFRRGIFDDIESRQ
- a CDS encoding MotA/TolQ/ExbB proton channel family protein codes for the protein MDTIVRFFQEGGSFMFPISIVLAIGLAIALERYWFLGAAKRTNKKAFREIEPLLASSNFDRIIQVTQNSTAPIARVIGAGITRLGVSPRREDIEYAMEEGLMETIPRLEKRTQYLGMLANISTLLGLLGTIIGLIAAFSAVANADPSEKASLLSQSISVAMNTTAFGLIAAIPLLLLHSLLNTKTAEIVDSMEMAGVKCLNTLIAKENLGPKTRHSDE
- a CDS encoding exonuclease domain-containing protein → MTGPCESLLDSNDRLFIERFMSLSKPQKCLIVRFINRKSIFVKPASYIYEEIENIADNFDFLFHAEWFSPLKPKNAAAFVEHLTKDEIIQIIDDVKAHSNASSNQLVYKKSQAKAALIDCLLTGASSKDIVKTELAKSYWQGSFDKHISYFLYLYFGNFHSKLNQFSMRDLGVMRTRKEQAQVMARFADIESAKSAFSLHSLLNEIRIQLPLLSSAANVVEEPTPVVVEEQIIQAYSSSGTALNPDNGQSEKHVFILSHISNLPEAIGAKALDLDAKLQFLLASELLSLDAAYAVQLLKSINTDAAQEKWVREAYKLGLTEQVETELERIIQSPLSEDLLAFAEDFLARKYHKKRTSVLTDMLRENSQTIQIDEMHKGAVERGVVAYYEQRECRAFRTENEIWRALFGLYFWREIYELDGLGLSNEFEHVPTSLKTNQFYEFASEQIEARLSTTDTKATLIQQLSMSAAKYYGQGNIVFRWRKNILERLILLINHSKLDAMLALLKAMTQDWKNLSDGFPDLMLIENDKLRFEEVKSEGDQLRRNQLLSIQKLQSLGFDVRITNVTWTIDPLQPYAVIDIETTGGRAQHHRITEVGIVKMIGGEVVAEWQSLINPERRIPHNITSLTGIDNDMVADAPLFAEVADDIDEFTDGCVFVAHNVNFDYGFIKEEFNRLERHYRRPKLCTVREMRKHYKGLSSYSLANLTKHFGIDMQRHHRAMSDAVAAGELLNMVNEKRLAKDNER
- a CDS encoding TIGR03643 family protein; the protein is MKTNFKQKMNQFTEEETSRIIEMAWEDRTPFEAIERLFGVGEPEVIEIMRRNIKRKTFNNWRARVSGRKTKHLKLRSPDVSRGYCSTQYKPVRKR